From the Candidatus Dormiibacterota bacterium genome, one window contains:
- a CDS encoding class I SAM-dependent methyltransferase, producing the protein MFNRDEFIYVGRVAATAEDSRYRLARLTRESAAVLDVGCAVGYIGEFLRRSSPPRWLAGIEIDPGAADKARPHYDQVIVGSIDDPAVWTQLRRQVDAMIFGDVLEHTADPVMVLRMARPKLSDDGLIVVSIPNIGHFKVRLRLLLGKFDYEDWGIMDRTHLRFFTLKTAQEMLRQGGFTVVHREGVHGYPLSEGLNRVTRVWARSKRRLRAWLTGLRPSVFAYQFILVAVPAPTTVPTAQPAAEAAREEAGQK; encoded by the coding sequence ATGTTCAACCGGGACGAGTTTATTTACGTCGGGCGCGTGGCGGCCACGGCAGAGGATTCTCGCTACCGGCTGGCGCGGCTGACGCGTGAGAGCGCGGCGGTGCTCGACGTCGGATGCGCCGTCGGGTACATCGGCGAGTTCCTGCGCCGCAGCAGCCCACCGCGCTGGCTCGCGGGCATCGAGATCGATCCGGGCGCGGCTGACAAGGCGCGGCCGCACTACGACCAAGTCATCGTGGGCAGCATCGACGACCCGGCGGTCTGGACCCAGCTCCGCCGGCAGGTCGATGCCATGATCTTCGGCGATGTGCTCGAGCACACGGCAGACCCGGTGATGGTGCTTCGGATGGCGCGGCCAAAGCTCTCGGATGACGGCCTGATCGTGGTGTCGATTCCCAACATCGGCCACTTCAAAGTACGGTTGCGCCTGCTCCTCGGGAAGTTCGACTATGAGGATTGGGGCATCATGGATCGGACCCACCTGCGTTTCTTTACGTTGAAGACGGCCCAGGAGATGTTGCGCCAGGGGGGCTTCACCGTCGTCCATCGTGAGGGTGTCCACGGGTACCCGCTGTCGGAAGGGCTCAACCGCGTTACCCGGGTCTGGGCCCGGTCCAAGCGACGGCTGCGGGCCTGGCTCACCGGGCTGCGTCCATCGGTGTTCGCCTACCAATTCATCCTGGTTGCGGTCCCGGCACCGACGACAGTCCCTACGGCGCAGCCGGCGGCCGAAGCGGCTCGCGAGGAAGCTGGACAGAAATGA
- a CDS encoding bifunctional glycosyltransferase/class I SAM-dependent methyltransferase: protein MSEPRAVATVDAAPSAESDASPSGSRSTGIEVLRQHRVGLMVVAYDAARHIERLLSRIPADVVHNLTEIFVLDDSSTDNTYDAAVAAGKTLGLTNLRVFRTPMNRGYGGNQKIGYSYAIDRGFDFVVLLHGDGQYPPELIPELLAPFKDHRVDAVLGSRMLKPRDALRGGMPLYKWLGNKVLTAFENLVLSRRLSEFHTGYRAFRVANLRRVPYRYDSDDFHFDTEILIQLLSAHSRIVEVPIPTHYGDEVCHVNGVRYAWDCAKAVVKYRLFTMGLLYDPLLDFSLFDTETYFFKRAPNSLHQYVLRRNTGPGQRVLDLGAAAGYISAEIAKRGASVVAVDATAPAHSGTAQAVAYDLDADFDAFFGPNQFDTVIALDVIEHLNEPEAAVQKIARVLKPDGRLVASTANIGYFIVRGLLLLGIFNYGKRGILDKTHKRLFTVRSFRRLLRTYGFAVEEVRGFGPPIRDLISDRGAFRLLDSFLGTLARILPGLFAYNYVMIARRLPSLEELYTATVGEAARVG from the coding sequence ATGTCGGAGCCTCGCGCCGTCGCAACGGTCGATGCAGCGCCATCGGCGGAGTCCGACGCAAGCCCGAGCGGTTCGCGTTCGACCGGCATCGAGGTGCTGCGACAGCACCGCGTCGGCTTGATGGTCGTCGCCTACGACGCCGCGCGACACATCGAACGACTGCTGTCGCGCATTCCGGCGGATGTGGTCCACAACCTCACCGAGATCTTTGTGCTGGATGACTCGTCGACCGATAACACCTACGACGCCGCCGTTGCAGCCGGCAAGACCCTTGGCTTGACCAACCTTCGAGTTTTTCGGACACCCATGAACCGCGGCTATGGCGGAAACCAGAAGATCGGATACTCCTATGCCATCGACCGCGGCTTCGATTTTGTCGTGCTCCTGCACGGCGACGGACAGTATCCGCCCGAACTCATCCCGGAGCTACTTGCCCCGTTCAAGGATCACCGGGTGGACGCCGTGCTCGGGTCGCGGATGCTCAAGCCAAGAGACGCTCTGCGTGGTGGCATGCCGCTGTACAAATGGCTGGGTAATAAGGTGTTGACGGCCTTCGAGAATCTCGTCCTCTCCAGGCGCCTTTCGGAATTTCACACCGGGTACCGCGCCTTCCGGGTAGCCAACCTGCGCCGCGTCCCCTACCGATATGACAGCGACGACTTCCACTTCGATACCGAGATCCTGATTCAGCTGCTCTCCGCCCACAGCCGCATCGTCGAGGTTCCGATCCCGACCCACTACGGTGACGAGGTTTGCCATGTCAACGGGGTGCGATACGCCTGGGATTGCGCGAAGGCAGTTGTGAAATACCGGCTCTTCACGATGGGCCTCCTGTATGACCCGCTGCTCGATTTTTCCCTGTTCGACACCGAAACCTACTTCTTCAAGCGGGCCCCCAACTCGCTCCACCAGTACGTCCTCCGCCGCAATACCGGGCCGGGGCAGAGGGTCCTCGACCTCGGGGCCGCTGCCGGCTACATCAGCGCCGAGATCGCCAAGCGCGGAGCAAGCGTGGTCGCGGTCGATGCGACCGCGCCGGCGCACAGTGGGACGGCTCAAGCGGTCGCCTACGATCTCGATGCCGACTTCGACGCTTTCTTCGGGCCGAACCAATTCGATACCGTGATCGCCCTCGACGTCATCGAGCATCTCAATGAACCGGAGGCGGCCGTCCAGAAGATCGCGCGCGTGCTCAAGCCCGACGGGCGCCTGGTCGCAAGCACGGCAAACATTGGCTACTTCATCGTGCGCGGGCTCCTGCTGCTTGGGATCTTCAATTACGGAAAGCGAGGCATCCTCGACAAGACGCACAAGCGGTTGTTCACGGTCCGGTCCTTTCGGCGGCTGCTGCGGACCTACGGGTTTGCCGTCGAGGAAGTCCGTGGCTTTGGTCCTCCCATCCGGGACCTGATCTCGGATCGGGGCGCCTTTCGCCTGCTCGATTCGTTCCTGGGAACGCTGGCGAGAATCCTGCCAGGCCTGTTCGCCTACAACTACGTGATGATCGCACGACGCCTGCCGAGCCTCGAGGAGCTCTACACGGCGACGGTCGGTGAGGCGGCCCGCGTCGGCTAG